The genomic segment AATGCATCTGCCATGCTTTTTGTCAGTGCCAAGGTTTCCCAGCTTGCACTTCTTCCTCAGGGAAAACCTGAAGCTGCAAAACGTGCCATCAGTATGGTCAGGGCAATGGATTCTCTTGGATTTGGAAATTGTACCAATGAAAGGGAATGTGAAGCAGAATGCCCAAAAGAGATTTCCATTGTAAATATTGCAAGAATGAACAGGGAATATCTTAAAGCATCCTTTTTTTCAGATGTGATCTAAACCAGGTTAATTAATAAGGGGCAGCCCTTGCGGCTGCTCCTGCAAATCTTAGGGCGTGTCTATTGGAATATTTACAATTCCTGTGATAAAATCAATATTTATTGTCTGCTCTCTTTCCCTGGCATCAGATATTGTAATACTTCCCCCGCTGCTTCCGCCTCCTGGATAAAATATAATGTAAAAAGGTTCTGATTTATATATATCCCCTGCTGGTGAAACACCCTGCTTGAAACGAATATTTTCCAAAAGCGGGTAAACCTGGGGAATATCTTTGCTTGTTAATTCTTCATCATTAATATTCTTTTTTATAATAAGCTGGTTAGAATAAAAATCAAAAACAGCAGCATAAGGAATCTTTTCCGAAGCTGCTTTTGATCTTGCATAACGCAGGGATGCTGCAATCTTTTTTGCAGCAGTCTTAGTATTCATGTTTCCCAGGGAATTTACCAGGCGCGGAGCAATTATTGATGTTGTCATGCCTGCTATGACAAGAACAATAATAAGTTCAAAAAGGGTAAATCCTTTGGATTTCTTACCTGGATCAGTCACCAATATTTTTCCAGCTTACAATATCTTCATCCAGACCCTGGCCTCCAGGATTTCCATCTGCTCCATAAGATATTATTTCATAGTCTCCGTGGTCGCTTGGGGATTTATATTGATAGGGATTTCCCCAGGGATCAAGAGGTATGGCTTTGGGCAGATAAGGTCCGTCCCATTTTTTTTCCATGCCTTGAGGGGCCGTGCGCAGGGCATTTAGTCCTTGTTCAGTTGTGGGAAACCTGCCTGTATCAAGCCTGAATGTGTCAACTGCTGTTTCAAAATTTGAAATCTGAAGTTTGGCGGTTTTCTGCCTGGATTTTCCTTCATGGCCAAACAGCCTTGGGCCGACAAGTGCGGCAAGAAGTCCCAGTATGACCATTACAATTAATAATTCTATAAGGGTAAAACCATGTTCTTTTGATGTTTTGTTTTTCATAAAAACTCCTTTAAAATGGAATATCATTAACACTGAATATAGCCATGAGCATGGATATAACAACAAAACCCACTATAAGTCCCATACCCAGGATCATTGCAGGTTCCAAAAGACTTATTAAACGCTTGACCATATTTCTGATTATTTTTTCATAATTGTCAGCAACTCTTAAAAGCATTTCATCCAGCCTGCCTGATTCTTCACCAACAATAATCATCTGAACTGCAAGGGATGGGAAAATTCCGGCTTGTTCCACAGGTTTTGAAAGGCGGTCTCCTTCTTTGACTCTGTCATATATTTTTCCCATAGCTTTGGCTATTACCGTATTGCTGATAATGTCTTTTACAAGATTAATAGCCTGCAG from the Desulfonema limicola genome contains:
- the gspG gene encoding type II secretion system major pseudopilin GspG — its product is MKNKTSKEHGFTLIELLIVMVILGLLAALVGPRLFGHEGKSRQKTAKLQISNFETAVDTFRLDTGRFPTTEQGLNALRTAPQGMEKKWDGPYLPKAIPLDPWGNPYQYKSPSDHGDYEIISYGADGNPGGQGLDEDIVSWKNIGD
- a CDS encoding pilus assembly FimT family protein codes for the protein MTDPGKKSKGFTLFELIIVLVIAGMTTSIIAPRLVNSLGNMNTKTAAKKIAASLRYARSKAASEKIPYAAVFDFYSNQLIIKKNINDEELTSKDIPQVYPLLENIRFKQGVSPAGDIYKSEPFYIIFYPGGGSSGGSITISDAREREQTINIDFITGIVNIPIDTP